The Amylolactobacillus amylophilus DSM 20533 = JCM 1125 genome contains a region encoding:
- a CDS encoding AzlD domain-containing protein produces MLSSNTIILTIIGCSIVTWLSRILPFVLLQKFTLHSRIIEFLQFVPIVIMSTLWFSSLFTPHQGHLPQLNLAYLLTTIPSFLAAVISKSLLVIVAVGIISLAIIRSLGIA; encoded by the coding sequence ATGCTTTCTTCTAACACAATCATTCTGACCATTATCGGTTGTTCAATCGTCACTTGGCTCTCGCGTATTCTGCCGTTTGTCCTGTTGCAGAAATTCACGCTCCACAGCAGAATAATTGAATTTCTCCAATTCGTGCCAATTGTCATCATGTCCACGCTCTGGTTTAGCTCCCTATTCACCCCACATCAAGGCCACCTACCACAGCTGAACCTAGCATACTTACTGACCACGATTCCGAGCTTCCTCGCTGCTGTTATCAGTAAGAGTTTATTGGTGATTGTAGCTGTTGGGATCATTTCACTAGCAATTATCCGTAGTCTAGGCATTGCCTAG
- a CDS encoding MmcQ/YjbR family DNA-binding protein, translated as MNKRELIDLVLHETTSFEDYPFNGEHSHETIEWTAIKHLSNKKIIALIFEKDHELLIDLKLTPEHGEIMRKTRGVFPGYHMNKTHWNTISVNQTDVGLTELVNMIHESAVLTGK; from the coding sequence ATGAATAAACGTGAATTAATTGACCTAGTCTTACACGAGACAACGTCGTTTGAAGATTACCCGTTCAATGGCGAACATAGTCATGAGACAATCGAATGGACCGCCATCAAGCATCTAAGTAATAAGAAGATTATCGCACTGATCTTTGAGAAGGATCATGAGCTATTAATTGACTTAAAGCTGACGCCTGAGCACGGAGAAATTATGCGTAAAACTCGGGGTGTTTTTCCGGGCTACCACATGAACAAAACGCACTGGAACACCATCAGTGTCAATCAGACCGATGTCGGTCTCACAGAGCTCGTCAACATGATTCATGAAAGTGCTGTGCTAACAGGTAAATAA
- a CDS encoding NAD(P)H-binding protein — MQIFVVGGSGRVATELIKDLVEMGHTVVAGARHEEQIVKLPAVKPVHLDLHAPVRELVELMKGSAVVYFTAGSRGKDLLQTDAFGAVKTMQAAEQAGIKRYVMLSSNSSLEPEQWHREGLRDLMDYNVAKFFADNYLVNQTKLDYTILQPTSLTEKSGTGRISVVTDLATTNPIPDVAQTLAEILQHDNTIGHVIAMSTGDKTIADALSSVE, encoded by the coding sequence ATGCAAATTTTTGTAGTTGGTGGCTCAGGACGTGTTGCTACGGAGTTAATTAAAGATTTGGTAGAGATGGGTCATACCGTCGTTGCGGGTGCCAGACACGAGGAGCAAATTGTCAAGTTACCAGCAGTAAAGCCGGTCCACCTGGACTTGCATGCACCAGTACGTGAGTTGGTTGAACTGATGAAAGGTAGTGCTGTGGTCTATTTCACTGCGGGTTCACGCGGCAAGGATCTACTGCAGACGGATGCCTTTGGGGCAGTGAAAACAATGCAGGCCGCTGAGCAGGCCGGAATCAAGCGCTACGTGATGCTCAGCTCGAACTCATCGCTTGAACCAGAGCAATGGCACCGTGAGGGACTGCGCGATTTGATGGATTATAATGTTGCAAAGTTTTTTGCCGATAATTACCTAGTTAATCAAACCAAGCTTGATTACACGATTCTTCAGCCGACGAGTCTAACCGAGAAATCTGGCACTGGCAGAATTAGCGTAGTCACTGACCTGGCTACTACGAACCCAATTCCAGATGTGGCCCAGACTTTGGCGGAAATCTTGCAACACGATAATACTATTGGTCATGTGATTGCGATGAGTACAGGTGACAAGACTATCGCAGATGCCCTTAGTAGTGTTGAATAG
- a CDS encoding zinc-binding dehydrogenase, translating into MKATAFMGPGKVEIQEIAKPAIKNAGDAIIKVIRASVCGSDLWWFRGLSERPINSFVGHEAIGIVEDVGDTVTNIQKGDFVIVPFTHGCGHCAACLAGFDGNCLNPPADGTGYQAEYIRYGNANWGLVKIPGQPSDYSDEQLNSFVTLADVMATGYHAAITAEVKPGSTVAVMGDGAVGLSGVLAAKLLGAKRIIAMSRHEDRQQLALKFGATDIVPERDQAGIDHVLELTGVGVDAVLECVGTEQAVSTAVQLGRPGAVVGRVGVPQKETMNTNNLFWRNIGLRGGIAAVTTYDKSRLLEAVLGGQINPGLVFTKRFKLDDIQQAYEAMDRREAIKSLLIVSE; encoded by the coding sequence ATGAAAGCAACAGCATTTATGGGACCTGGTAAGGTCGAGATTCAGGAAATTGCTAAACCAGCAATTAAAAATGCGGGAGATGCGATTATTAAGGTCATTCGTGCCAGTGTCTGTGGGTCCGACTTATGGTGGTTTCGCGGTCTCAGCGAGCGTCCAATAAATTCTTTCGTGGGGCATGAGGCAATTGGCATTGTTGAGGACGTAGGAGACACCGTAACAAATATTCAAAAGGGTGACTTTGTGATTGTGCCCTTCACGCACGGTTGCGGTCATTGCGCCGCTTGTCTAGCCGGGTTTGATGGTAACTGCTTGAATCCACCGGCTGACGGCACGGGTTATCAGGCAGAGTACATACGCTATGGTAACGCCAATTGGGGCTTAGTCAAGATTCCAGGTCAACCTAGTGATTATTCCGATGAACAGCTTAATTCGTTCGTCACTTTAGCTGATGTGATGGCAACTGGTTACCATGCGGCAATCACAGCGGAAGTAAAGCCAGGATCAACCGTCGCTGTCATGGGTGATGGCGCTGTTGGCTTGAGTGGTGTTTTAGCTGCCAAACTATTAGGTGCAAAAAGAATTATCGCCATGAGTCGTCACGAAGACCGGCAGCAGTTAGCATTGAAATTTGGTGCGACGGATATTGTACCGGAACGAGATCAAGCCGGGATTGATCACGTGCTGGAATTAACTGGAGTAGGTGTCGATGCAGTCCTCGAGTGTGTTGGGACGGAGCAAGCTGTTTCGACGGCTGTTCAATTAGGACGGCCAGGAGCTGTCGTTGGACGTGTTGGTGTGCCTCAGAAGGAGACAATGAATACAAATAACTTATTCTGGCGCAATATAGGCCTTCGGGGTGGAATTGCTGCTGTGACAACGTACGATAAGAGTAGATTACTAGAAGCCGTGCTCGGCGGACAGATCAATCCAGGACTCGTCTTCACGAAACGGTTTAAATTGGATGATATACAACAAGCTTACGAGGCGATGGATAGAAGAGAGGCAATCAAGTCCTTACTCATCGTTAGCGAATAG